Genomic window (Flavobacterium oreochromis):
AAATTAAATTATTTTTGTGCACTCAAAATAGTCTAGAAATAATTAATATTTTGATTAATCATTCATGATTTATTATAAATAAAATTTAAGATAAAATGTTTTTTAACTCCTTAGAATTTACAATTTTTTTACCTATTGTTTTTTTACTCTATTGGTTTGTTTTTAATAAATCTAAAAAAAGTCAAAATACTTTATTGATTATAGCTAGTTATTACTTTTACGCATGTTGGGATTGGCGATTTTTATTTTTATTAATTTTTTCAACTCTTTTAGATTATATATCAGGTATAAAAATAGAGACTAGTAATAATCAAAAAAAATCTAAAGTTTGGTTTTGGCTAAGTATTGTGATAAACTTAGGTTTTTTAGGAATTTTTAAATATTATAATTTTTTTGCAGAGTCTTTCGCTGATTTATGTACTAAAATAGGATTTCAGACTCATCCTTATTTGTTAAAACTTGTATTACCTGTTGGTATTTCTTTTTATACCTTTCATGGTTTATCATATGTTATTGATATATATAAAAAGAGAATTAAAGCGGAATATAATTTTATTGATTATTCATTATTCGTTAGTTATTTTCCATTACTAGTTGCTGGTCCTATAGAAAGAGCTACACACCTACTTCCCCAAGTAAAAATAAAAAGAGACTTTAATTTTGAAAAGGCAAAAGAAGGAACTTTTCAAATTATATGGGGATTAGTAAAAAAAGTAGTAATTGCTGATTCCTGCTCATTGTATACAAATGCTATTTTTGATCATGCAAACGGAATGAATTCTTATTCTCTAATTTTAGGAGCTATTTACTTTGCTTTTCAAATATATGGGGACTTTAGTGGTTATTCAGATATAGCTTTAGGAACATCTAAATTATTTGGAATAGATTTATTAAAGAATTTTGACTTTCCTTATTTTTCTAGAGATATTGCTGAATTTTGGCGTCGTTGGCATATTTCTTTATCTTCTTGGTTTCGTGATTATTTATATATACCTCTAGGAGGAAGCCAAGGAGGTAAATGGATGCAGGTTCGTAATACTTTTATTATTTTTTTAGTTAGTGGATTTTGGCATGGTGCTAATTGGACATTTATTGTATGGGGACTTATAAATGCTGTTTATTTTTTACCACTATTACTATTTAATAAGAATAGAAATAATGTTGATAGTATTAATTTTGAGTGGAATTTATCAGGAATTAAAGTTTTAATTAATATGATTATAACTTTTGCTCTTTCTACTCTAGCATGGATATTTTTTAGAGCTAAATCTATAACAGATGCTTATAAGTATATCTATAAATTATTTACTAACGGAGATCTTTCTGTACAATACTTAGATAATGAACGTTATTCATATGAATTAATCCCCTTAATATCTTGTTTTATAATATTTGAATGGTTTAATAGGAATAAAATTGAACCTATTTCTGGAAAATTTGTTTATTTAAAATTATTTATTTTAATTCTAGCTTTAATTGCATTAGGTGTTTATTCTGATTATAAAGAGTTTATATATTTTCAATTCTAATGAGAAATTTTTTAAAACATAGTTTATCTCTACTTTTTATTATTATATTAAGTAGTGTTATTTTAGATTTACTTTATACATTTATTATTTCATCTTCAAGTAAACGAAATAAAGTTGAATATGTATTACATTCAAAACAAAAGGTATATGATGTTGTAATAATGGGAACTTCTCGTGCTAATAATCATTTTATTCCTTCTCTTTTCAAAAAGAGAGGATATAAAGCTTTTAATTTTGGTATGAGTGGCTCACATCTTTTTGAAACCAATTTAATGTTAAAAATAATGCTTCAGCAGAAATTTAAGATTAAAACTTTATTATTAGAAGCAGATTTAAGTGTGTGTAATGAAAAAAGAGATGAAGGAACAACTGCACGTTTTATGCCTTACTTACACACTAATAAAGTCATAAGAAATCATTTTAAATCTGAAGATGATTTTTTAAAACTTTATTATATCCCTTTTTATCGTTATATTAAGTTTGATAATAAAATTGGATTTAGAGAAATGAATAAAGCTCTTTTTAAAGAAAAAACAACTTTATTAGATAACGAGGGATATTATCCATTAAACGGAACAAATTGGGAAAGAATGAAAAATAATATTTCAGGATTAAAACCTATTCGTAATTATTATTTAGATGATATTAAACAAATTTGTAAAAAAATAATATTCGATTAGTTATAGTAATGACTCCTATGTGTAAATGCACAAAAGGAATGAATTATTTTTTTGAACTAAATAAAATTTATCCTGAAATTTATAATTTTGAAAATTCAGTAACGGATGATCATTATTTTTCCTCTTGTGGCCACCTAAACAATAAAGGAGCTATTATTTTTACAGAATATATTTTAAATCACATACAATTTTAAAGAATATGCTGTCTAAGATTAGATAGCATATTCTTTTTATAAAATATTCGTATAAATGGAAGAGTATTATTTAGTTTCTTTCTTTACTAAATAGATACCATCATAATAAATAAAACAATCACTAAGCATGGAAGACAAGTATCGGAATATGTACTCTATGTGTTATTTTTTGAGTTAAACGTTTTGTAAATAATTCTGTAAAAAAATCTCGTTTATAAGTAACCATTCCTAATAAATCTATTTCATAATTATCAATAAAGTATTCAATTCCATCTATTACACTGTCGGATTTATTAATAACAAAACTAACTTTATCACTTTCAAATTCTTTTTTCCATAAATTTATTATTTCCTCTGATACTTGATCTTCTGAATTTGTAATATGTAAACACTTAATAGACCATCCTAATTTATCAGCTAATTTGATTGTTTCTATAAAAGCTATTTTATCTTTTTCTCTGAATCGTGTAGTAAATCCCATTGTTTTCAATTCATTAGTACTACATCCTTCAGGAAGGACTAAGGTTGGTACACTTGTAGTTAAAATTACAGAATCTGTATTACTCCCCATGAGTTTAGAAAACCAATCATCATCTCCAGAAGTAGCCATTACAACAAAATCAACATTTTCTTCTTTTACACATTGATTGATGCTTATATTCAATTCTCCTAGGACAATTTTGTGGCTTATTTCTACATCTTCTAATCCTTTTGAATAAGCTAATTCATTTAATTTTTTATTATTTTCTTTAAAAAGTTCAAATTCATCTAGGTCCACACTAGAATAAACCATATTTGCGCTTAATACACCTGATTGTACATCTACTATAGGTAAATTATAAGTATGTAATAAAAGGACTTTTGCTTGATTTTTTTTAGCCAATTCTAAAGCAAAAAGACTTGCGTTATTAGCTGAATCTGAAAAATCGGTAGGGACTAAAATAGTTTTCATATGTATAAGTTTTAGTTATGATAGTTTATCTATAAAGATATTTCTTTTTATTCATATTGATAGTCTAATTTACCTCTAACTATTTATAAACAAAATGATAATTATCATTTGAAATATACATATAAAAAAGATTATTAAAGAAACTTAATTATACAGAATATTCTTTTTTCCTTTTAATGAAAAATAAAACCTTAATAGTTTTAAATCAGAAAATATTATTTAGGAGTACTTTTTAAATTAAATTTAATAATCTTTTTTTAATAAATAAGGAATTAATTATTTTTTAGCCCATTCCTTAATACTTTCTTCATTCATCTTTATATAATCAGAATTATTAGCTGATTTCGCTCCTTCTAATGAGTTTTTTGCTGTTTCAATAGCTCCTTTATAGTCACCTAATTTAGCTTGAATTTGTGATTTAAGACGTGTGTACCAAAAAGGTTTTTTTTCATTCATTTCATAAGCTTTATTGACATATTGTAAAGCTTTATTCAAATCTACATTTGTATTATAATAATATTGTGAAGCGGTAAAATAATCTCCAGATGTTGGTCCATTCAAAGTCTTATCTATTGAAGCAATAGCTGTTTTATTTGTTGGTACATCAAAATGTAGTGAAACAGATGTTTTTTCCCATAAGAACTCAATATTAGCACCATTAAAATCAGTATTAGAAACTCCAATAGTAAATGTTTCTATTGATTTATTTAATATTTCTGTCTTAGCAGATGCTTTTAATGCAACTTTAGCATCATCCCATTTTTCAGGAATCCCCCAATTATTTGTATCATTATAAAAATAAATTTCCCACTCATCTGGTTTGGGCATTACATATAACGCATACTTTCCTTTTTTAAAGTAGCTCCATTAATTATGATATCATCTGAAAAAGTAATAGTTGTATTAGCATTTGCACCTGCACGCCATATTTTACCAAAAGGAACTAAATCTCCAAAAACAATTCTTCCTTTTATACTAGGACGTGAATATTCTATTTCAACTTCTGTTAATCCAACAGTTTGTGTTAAAAGAGCTTTAGGACTTGCCTGTGGCACTTTTATTTGAGAATGGGAAAGTAAAGAAGCTAGAAAAACTACAGCTCCTATTATAAATCGTATCATCTAAATAGTTTTTTCAAATATAAGCTTCTGATTTTTAAAAAATTGTTAATGAAAGTATAAAAATATTTCTGTTCTAAATAGATTTTTTTGTTATTATACTAATCACCTTATAGCGGTAATACTTGCCTTAAAACAAATCAAAAATATATTTATTTAAATATTTTTTTAATTTATGACCGGTTATAGAAGGTATTAATATCCTATTTATTTTTTTACTAAACTTATTTTTATAATTTGAATAATAATTATTAGCTAATAAACATCCTTCTAAATTTTCTTCTGAAATAACTTTTAAGGTTTCTGAATTATAGGCTCCATGAGGTAAAGCAAAATATTTAAACTTTTTATTATTCAAACTTTTCTTAAGTTCAGAAATATTTTTAATCAAATCTGTTTTTTGTTCTTCAAATGATAAATAAGAAAAATGATTATGTGAATGACTATGTAATTCAATGTCAATAAAACTACTTTTTTCTAATTCTATTAATTCTTCAGTTGTTAAAGATCTAAAAGATTCTCTTAGTTCAATATTAACATTATTTAATTCTTCTATTTTTTTACAATTCTCTACTATTTTAAATACATTTTTATCCCTAACACTTTTTTCTAAAACTTTATAGCTCCATTGACTTTTATCAACTGTTTTTCCTTTTAAATTAATAAACTTTTTAGGTAATTGATTATAAAGATTAGCTAATCTATCCCACCAAAATTCTTCATTAGAATTTATATTATAAGAACAAATAAAAATAGTTGCTGGTATCTGATATTTTTCTAAAAGAGGTAAAGCATTTAAATAATTATCTGCATATCCATCATCAAATGTAATAACTAGAGCATTTTTTTTATTTTTTTCCAATCATCTCCAAGTTTTAATATTTCAAAATTTTCTTTAAAATAGATTAATTGCTTTTCAAAATCAGATACTGATACCGTTAAACCAGCATTCTGAAAATCTACAACATCATTTATTCTGTGATACACAAGTACCAATACTGGTCTACCTTTGAAAATACGATTTTTAAATTTTAATATTTTAAATTTTATATTTTTATTTATCATTTTCAGGATACCAATATATTTCTGTTGAGTTTAATTCATTATATGCTTTAAACTCTTTAATTGTTAATCTATTTTTATTTTTTATTATTTTTGGGATATGAATTAAAACATCAAATAAGGCTAATAAGATTCCTAATGCTGCTCTAAAATCTCT
Coding sequences:
- a CDS encoding universal stress protein, translated to MKTILVPTDFSDSANNASLFALELAKKNQAKVLLLHTYNLPIVDVQSGVLSANMVYSSVDLDEFELFKENNKKLNELAYSKGLEDVEISHKIVLGELNISINQCVKEENVDFVVMATSGDDDWFSKLMGSNTDSVILTTSVPTLVLPEGCSTNELKTMGFTTRFREKDKIAFIETIKLADKLGWSIKCLHITNSEDQVSEEIINLWKKEFESDKVSFVINKSDSVIDGIEYFIDNYEIDLLGMVTYKRDFFTELFTKRLTQKITHRVHIPILVFHA
- a CDS encoding MBOAT family O-acyltransferase, translated to MFFNSLEFTIFLPIVFLLYWFVFNKSKKSQNTLLIIASYYFYACWDWRFLFLLIFSTLLDYISGIKIETSNNQKKSKVWFWLSIVINLGFLGIFKYYNFFAESFADLCTKIGFQTHPYLLKLVLPVGISFYTFHGLSYVIDIYKKRIKAEYNFIDYSLFVSYFPLLVAGPIERATHLLPQVKIKRDFNFEKAKEGTFQIIWGLVKKVVIADSCSLYTNAIFDHANGMNSYSLILGAIYFAFQIYGDFSGYSDIALGTSKLFGIDLLKNFDFPYFSRDIAEFWRRWHISLSSWFRDYLYIPLGGSQGGKWMQVRNTFIIFLVSGFWHGANWTFIVWGLINAVYFLPLLLFNKNRNNVDSINFEWNLSGIKVLINMIITFALSTLAWIFFRAKSITDAYKYIYKLFTNGDLSVQYLDNERYSYELIPLISCFIIFEWFNRNKIEPISGKFVYLKLFILILALIALGVYSDYKEFIYFQF
- a CDS encoding polysaccharide deacetylase family protein; the encoded protein is MEKNKKNALVITFDDGYADNYLNALPLLEKYQIPATIFICSYNINSNEEFWWDRLANLYNQLPKKFINLKGKTVDKSQWSYKVLEKSVRDKNVFKIVENCKKIEELNNVNIELRESFRSLTTEELIELEKSSFIDIELHSHSHNHFSYLSFEEQKTDLIKNISELKKSLNNKKFKYFALPHGAYNSETLKVISEENLEGCLLANNYYSNYKNKFSKKINRILIPSITGHKLKKYLNKYIFDLF